The genomic DNA aaattataattggaatttgtattattctgaattgcatttttagctaaattgaatttgtaataattgatgccttgtacttctctgtatttttgcacttatgttgtaagtcgccctggataagggcgtctgccaagaaataaaaataataatgatgataatctAGCTGTATTTATGTTAAAGGGAGTGGCATTTAGTTTATAAGGGCAACCCCTACCAAAGTGATTTATGTACAAGGACCTAATGCTGCTCAGGTTGGGACACCTGTTTAAGATGTCTTCTGAGACTGGCATTTACTAACTGGTGATTTCAGTTGGGGCACCACTGCTAGTTTCACTGGAGAGTTGGTTTGGGAGGAGAAAGACGGAGAGACCTCCTTGTTTGTCTGGgtcattggttttcatttaataGAAATGTCTGCAGCcgtatttatacatgtatacaaaACATGGTGCCCTATACACTCGGAGGACGTGGATTTGCTGTGTGTGTAAATGGTCATGTTGAAGCGGTATTGGGATTGACAATGCTGTCACTGGTTGTGAAGGTGATTCCCTACACTGGGACGATCCTGGGCGGCCTGGAGCCTGGGGAGATGGTGCTGATCCAGGGAACTGTCCTCAGTGATGCCGACAGGTGGGAAACCAGTACACCACATTGCAGAGTAACATTTTAAGTACATATGTATGCTTTTTGGCCATCTTCGAACAGACACCTGGAGTGGTATCTTTATGCAGCATGGGAACATTTATGGCCCAATTTATGTAagtttaatacatgttaataaaaacaatgttatgaattactattattatcagtaAGCTTTGCCCTTGatcaatatttataaatgtgggtgggtgggtggggggcagggggagTCTATTGAACCAGTAGGTGGAAAGATTGTAAGCTGGCCTGGCCTGTTTACAGCACACTAATTAGTCTAATGgcatgcccccccacccccatctctcCCAGTGGGGCTGACGATTTGCGTTGCTCACTGCGTCCCGTGCCCTGTTGTTTCACACACGCCTGCCTCTCTTCTCTGCAGGTTCCAAGTGGATTTCATGTGCGGGAGCAGCACCAAGCCCAGGGCGGATATAGCTTTCCATTTCAACCCCCGGTTTAAGCGGTCGCCCTGCATAGTGTGCAACTCGCTGCAGGGGGACCGGTGGGGTAGAGAGGAGATCCTCTACGAGATGCCTTTCAAACAAGGCGCGCCTTTTGAAGCCATCATTCTGATCCAGGAAAAAGAGTTCAAGGTAAGATTCTGTACTTTCTCCTCTTCCGCCACACCTTTCTGCCTTCCACAAGCAGAGATGAGCGGCTAGAGAGTCCAGGCCTGGCAGATTGCGGTAGCCTGAGATTTAGGTTTCAATtagttaattcaattaattatccAAAAATGAACtcaaattaagtaaaatttAAGATTTCTCTTAATGGTTTAACTTagaaattagtttaaaataaaccGCTCTGATTAGATTAGTTCAGTTAAGGGATtagttaagtaattgagagcttagcTAGAGCAAAAATGAGCAGGACAGGAGGTCCTCtagaccagggttgagaaccactacTCCTAGATGTTTGGGCAAGATTGGAAACAAGGAAACTGCAGagtgtagtggttttagtaattCTCAGGATGcaccgatgaagaagtaacaagtttattatacaaaacataaatacaggttaacccggagctctcctctcacatgaagtgaagaaaagaactgaggatgtgagttggagaagtctttttgtatcttcagatagacaaatttaaaatacagttgtacacaatagtttaccacatacataataattaacacagacctaagtttattattgttgttgaagtgtttgagTTGATTGGTGATGGTCAGCATTCGTAGGCAacagatgtttatcaaagacTTTGTTGTAAGTCCTTAACCAAATACCTGCGCCTCAAAACACGCAATCTCTACTGTTTGactgtttcagctgattgaatCCTAGAAGACAGTGGCTGAATGAAGTAACCCCTCGGACAGAAATGCATGAagaactaataattaaagtagcccccagagcagagtaaatacaaactaatgctTGCTTTATAGACCAGACATGcaacatgaaaccattaataatatatagagaATATAAAGGAAATGATACAAGTACATTTTTCCACTACAAGAGTCACATGTTGGGCGCAGTGTTTGTATGATAACCTCAGCTTGCCAGGTGTGTCACCTTTCAAAGAGGTCTGTGCCATTAAAGGCCGAGTTCCCGCTCAATTAAAGAGCACTGGGACTGATTGAATTTGACTTGTTGTGCCTTAATCAACCCCAGCGTTGCTCCTCGTGCTGCAGGTGGCGGTGAATGGGATGCATACCGTGGAGTTCAGACACAGAGTGGACCTCGCGAGGGTCAACACGCTGGGGATGTATGGCAAAGTAAAAGTGGACGTCGTCGCTTTCTTTTTAAGCTCTGTAAGTAACAATCGTATTTTAATATAGAGACAAATCCTACTTCCTTCCCAACCGCAGCAGATGGATACTATTATGTATCCCCTTCTTatctggggaaaaaaactattctgtattaaaagtatttgttttttttactgtagTGTTAGTGTATCTATAGTCTAATAACTATATTTAAATGAACTAGTTTGTAGCTGTTACTTGTGAGCAGTATTTGTTGGGAATccttcaattaaaatataaaaatttaGTTTCTGGGTAAACaatcttttattttcattttgttgccTGGTTAGTGATGATCACATTACAGACTATAACTGTCAAACCCTTTTGAGCATGACACTGTGAAGAATAAGTGTTTTTCTGTGCTAAAATATTCACAGAACAATAATGGTTAAAGGTGTGACTTAAGGCTggaaataaaatctatttttcATCAGGCTTTGCTTAACCCCAAAGGAGCAAAGCTCTGTTTTGTACACACCATGCTTACATAAAACCAAAAAACCAAATCAACAGCTCCAGATGCAATGTGGCCGGGTGCTGAACTGTTGGGAGTGGGTAGTGTTTCACAGTCGCAATCCAGCACGATTTGCAACGAAGAATGACCCTTTCAGCCAACATTTCACAACCACCCGTGCTTTGGGATGTAGTTGTAATTCACTACATGTAGATCACTCTGTGGGAGgaatggcattttttttttctttcttcttccatGTGCTTCATCATATCACATTTTTAAGTTCTAACTTTGCAATCccagtattacatttctttgtaAAGTAATTGATTCTGTTAAGTTGTTGTCATAagtgtttgtctttgttttcaaTGTAAAGCTCGGCtgatttttacaaaaataagtgtgtgtgtgtacatgtgtgttccCGTGCACAATTTCCTGTGTGAAATGTGTCGTGCCAGTGTTCATTGTGttcagtgttttacattttcagaCCTCGACTCCACCACCATCAATTGCGAtgagcacagacacacatctGAATGTAAGGATGTGATCTTTGATTTTCTATTCCTAAAGCAATCGCAACTTTTCATTTTCTGGTGACCTGTCATTTATACATCTGACTGGGGTCACTGCAGTATAGAGCGATATTGAGGGACATTTAACTTCTGTGACAAAATTTCCTTGCCCAATGTGTGTCAGCTTTCGATTTCACCTTAGCCATATTTTGTGCctgaaaaacattaatttgcTTTACATGTTTTAATCATCGAAGTGTCAAGTTGAATAGACTGGAGCAAAagatataaaaatgcataaatgcaaaaggaaaaaaggtTTGGTTATGCTGGGTGTGTATATAGTAGTACACTCATGACATATTTAAGGTGGGTGTGTCTGGTTATATAGAGTTAAATGGATTTGTTTTAggtttaaaatcaaattaaacaaaaatccaCATTCATAACACTAGCCCTACTGTCCTGACTTCTTACAAGCATGTAATCggccatttttagtttttcttaagGAAATGTGACCCTCATATGGTGTCTTTGCgtgactgtgtgtctgataCATACTTGTTAACTGTGTTCTAATGGATCTCTACTACTACTTGAAATGGGAAAAGCGGGAACCCGGAGCGCATAGATGACTGTTGCTTCTTTCATGCCTTGATCCTTCAAAAACAGCACTTGATTAATCCTCAGGGGCTTCAGGcacttcttatttatttaaaaatatttttctaagacttcttgatttttgttttgcaggAACTGTTTTCTGAATCGTTCGACTTTGTAAGTATTTCCGATATTTTGTTCAGCAAAAAACAGCCTAAACACTCATCGCTGTGACACGGCCAAATGATCGGATATAAACAAACGCCAGACAGGGAAGGGATCCAGAACATCGCAATCAAATTATGCCATCCGTTCTTAATTGGCATTACGTTTCACTTTCTAAAAATGAACTGAATGACTCCAGTGAAGATATTGGCTTGTTAGATTCCTCTTACAGTAACTGATGTATTTACACACAGCCATAGAGTCTTGTCAACCCACTGGCAGTTGGCATAATATCCTAGGGCATCACACAGCCCTGTAGTCTTAAAAACACTCAAATAAATTCCAGTCTAGTGCACACAGATTGATATACACTGTCTTTTTCTGTTGCAGACCCTTCCTTACAAAGGAAGTCTATTTAACGGAATGAGGCCGGGACAAACCATTATGATTAAAGGACAGATCAATGCGTATCCGCACAGGTAGGGAAGGGTTTACTCTGCATTCATTTTCTGTGGCAAAGAGCACACATCTGGAATCTGTGTTtgttatataattttttttgggggggggtggtggcTATTGACAAGACAACGGATGCGAACAAACCCACAAGCCGCTGCCGCTGCAGAATCTCGTTGGATGTTGAGCAAAACAAGTGATTTCGAAGGTCAACCTGTGAAGTGAGGCTGATTCTCTGTGGCATGCGCGGCGCCCTTGCTCGAGTCTGATTCACAAAGGAGCCGAGTCTTGCTGCAGGGAGGTATGCTGCTTTGTAGCTCTGCTGCCGCTGATGTGTTCTGCCGCACAAAAGCACTGTGACATGTTTTGTGTAGGTGTAGGATGGCATCTCTTGAAAAACGTCTGGCTTGTAATGGAATTAAATGACGGCATCTTCCATACATCCGTCGTAGTGCAGGGTCTGTGTGAACTACCACAGCACGGCGTTATAAAATGCATTCCTCACGCAAAGTACCCTAATAATGTGGGTTGCTGTGAAAAAAAACTCCGATTTTTCTGCAAACGATTAACTTTGTCTGCGGCCCCGCAGCTTCACCGTGAACCTGGGCTCCAGTACGTCGAGTGACATCGCTCTGCACCTCAATCCCCGCATCAAAGCCGGTGTGTTCATCAGAAACTCCTTCCTGCACGAGTGCTGGGGCCCCGAGGAGAACACCTTGCCCAAATTCCCCTCGAACACCTTGCCCAAATTCCCCTTCACTCCGGGGGAGTATTTTGAGGTAACGCCGCCACTGATGAACTCTACATGAACCTTTTCATGAACTAGCACTAGCGATCTCTCGTCTGGGACATTAGTAGATTGAGATTGTTTTTGAACCCTTTGCATGTGGAGGGgatacttttaaagaaagcccAGATTATTTGAATGTGATTTTACatctggagagaaaaaaaaaaatggtcatGGAAGCCTTTTTAGGTCAAATGTTCCATGCATTGATAGTCTGTTATGAAAATAAcagtatataagtatatatagaatataaaaTGTTACAAAGTAGTCCCCTTTACACAAACAGGCAGGGGATTACAGACATAGTGCTGGTTCATGTTAGTGTTGTAACATTTCCCCCACATGGTTGCAGATGATCATCTTGTGTGAAGCGCATCAGTTCAAGGTGGCTGTGAACGGGATTCACCTGCTGGACTTCAGACACAGAGTGCAGGATCTGAGCCGCATCCAACAGGTGGAGATCCTGGGCGACCTGCAGCTGCTGGACATGAAAGTGTGGTGACCAGAGTGCACAGAGCGCAGCCCCCCCACATGCACATGACACCCCAGACACTCCTGTCACTCACTGCATGGATAGTTCGATTTGtcatctttttaattattttccttttaaactgtataaaacaaaaattaataatctataaaacatttttctatTAAATAAGTGACTTGAGAAATGTTTTGAATGTAAAAGTGCTGCCCTCGAAGAAATGTATTTCTCAAAGTTAGgcttcaaaaacaaatctgttctcAATTTGGGGATGAAAAGACAACTTTTAAGTAGACAAAAACTGACAACACAAGACCAGCTCCTTCAATGATCTTCTTTGACACGAACAATTGTCAGAACTCGTTTTCCCAACAGTCGATTTGCCAtttggtgtgtgtatatgtatatatatttatatacacaaacTATTTTATCTCTGTCTTAAATATCACATCCTCTCAGCCTGAAACACTAGCTTCACAGAAAAGGACTTGGCACCGTTTTAGAAATCAGTACTGTGCTTTCtaccagaaaacaaacaaacacagctcCTTCTGAACACATCTACCATAAGACACTGCAGAGAACAGCTCTGGCAAATTCCAGCTTCAAATCTTAGAAGGGAAAGAGTCACTGGACATTAGTCAGGAAGgatgaagaaaaataactactgcCATTTTTGTAATGCGCTTCTGCCCATATTGTCTTCAGTCTTGCTCGTGCTTTAGGTCTGGACTTGAAGATCAGAGCTTTTAAATAAGATGCATGTCCACAGAAAAGAGGAGAGAAATGATCGGGCCATTCGAAATACAGGTTAAAGCACTAGAGCAGATGCTCCAAACAGGAAATATTGTGCATTTCTTTGCAATGTGTGTTCCTCGGAAAGCCTGGCATATTGCGAAGTTATGGAAAAATGGTTGAATctgaagcttttattttttttaatctgctttCTGATTTTGTATTCTTTAGCCTGTATGACTTCCATAAAGTGTAACTGAAGCATTAAGACTTTTCTTTTCCTCCTGTACTCTGTAACATACATGATTAACTCCTGACCTCTCATCATTACTCATCAGattcaaaacaataaatacatcaatctcAGATCTTGCTGTTTTTTCTCCCCCACCCCTTTatttttatggatttatttttgtcatctGCTCTGGCACCTGTAGTCTTGATTTGCTTGGGTTAGAATCCagtcatatatatgtatgacaaGATGTGAACAAAACCGTTTCATGTAGAAAAGACTCTACCACAGAAGATTGTATTGGGTTAACATTCTTACCTAACCAAAAGACCATACAGTGccttttttatcttcaattgatacagctgtgtttttcatCCATTTCCCCAGTTATGCAGAACACGGCATCCACAGACTTATGACCTAGTGCAACCAACAAGGTTTATTAACACCTATCCTTTGACATTATGACATTATTTCCTATCTGCTGAAATAAGATTGTGTCCCCTATCTGGTAATTCTGCACTTTGTCCTTGCATACATGTCCACTGATGGGCACAAAGGTCGTTATTAATAGCCCTGAGACCACCATCATAAATTCTGTGAGACACGAGCAGGCGTTACGTTTcagaaatgtgcatttttcAGAAGCAGCCTCACAACTTCACAgcataaaaaaagagagaatgtAAGAAATGTATATGACTAGAGGAGTCTACAAACATTGTGAATGCAGGTATAAAACTTAACGGCTTGAGACATCGTTCATTCCTACAGGATGTCAGAAAAAACTCAGACTCCTCTGTGTAACCACCAGATGTCAGTATAGATCCTGGAATTGCTTTGGACTGAAGTAGGAAGTCCTGAAGGCCTAGAAACCAAATGGCTACTGTCAGGAAGCTTTTAAAGTTAGCAGGAGTGTTTCACAGCATTAGTTACACATTCAGAATAACTGGTCAAAACCACACCAAGGCAAGGGATTAAATGCTATACAGATCGTAAAAGATTTTTAGAGTGAAAGAAAAATACCATCATGATCCCTTTCGTTTCCAGTCTGCTTCCGAGCCCCAATACAGCTGGCACAGGGCGGACACAACCAGTTGAAATCCAGACCAATCTTCTCCCCAACTCCAACTTGACTTTGGGACGTTGTAACATTTCAGTTTATTAATTGTTGCAATTAATTGTTGTTGTCTCTGCCAAATCGTGCAATATAACTGAAGTTGTGCATTTATTAAAGAACAGTGTGATAGCTGTGGCTTGTTTTGGACTGTACTCTTGACTTTAGAAATGATCCAGGCAGCCAAACATCACTTAAGTCAAGAATGTGGAAGGAGATTCCATTGGAACTGggcttaaaatgaaaaacaaactctCACGCTGAAAACAGCAGACATGTCAAGTTTGTTCTTCAAAGCCACGGTTTGTCAGCAACTACACGCATGAAAAACAACCCGAGGATGGGTCTTCGTCTTTCATCTTGAAACAGAATGTTATTTTGGAAGGAGGGAGACCCTTAGCATTTAATCAGATGGTACTTAAACCTTTCTCCAATTCAAAGATAATATATTAATAGATTACTCTGGACTGTAACTAGAAATAACATTAGTCAAGAGGGAGTCTTCCCTAAGGAGTTAAGTATTTTCAGTCAAGTAAGACCAAACACTGTAATTGTCAGAAGATTACAAGATGTATACAGCTCTTTTGTTTggtctaaaatataaataaaaagaggGAAATTAAAAGTCAGTAGACCAATCTGCATAGAAATGtgataaagtacagataaaaagtttaaattttATTGATATCCACAGGAAAAATAACaattggaggaaaaaaaaaatggtatggCACAACACAATACCATATCTTTCAACacctaacaaaataataattaaatgataTGCAACAAGATGCGGTAACTCCCGAGTTACCCATTGCACTTGTCAAAAGATCAGAGATAGAAAGGCAAGAACATCATCCATTGGTTTGAAAGGCGTTAGATATGTCCGCTTATAAAATAGTGCCGTCAGACTcacaaatataaaacagaaaaaaagcagcatttgtataaAGTTCACCAGTTTATATCACACGTTTGTCGTTTCCTCAAAACACCTGGAGCATGGCCATTTATTCTTGATGTCAGAAAAAAGaacgtaaatatatatattttttataatcccAGTTTCTCAGGGAATGGCACAGGCGTGAACAACaggaacaaacacacactgatgaGTTCGTTTTCTATACGGGTATGTTTGTTCACGGCTCCGGTGACTTGGATGTTTGGCAAGATATTGGCCGGATTTGGAGAGTCTTTGTAGGAGCCAAAGTGAGACACCACAAAATTGGGAGTCTTTGCTTCTTTCCCTTGGGAATAAGGGTCTTATATGAAGTCCAGGAGGTTTCGGAAGTTCCCAGTCCCAAAAACTGAAGGGAGGAGGAAAGAGGAGCAGACCTTGCTTTGACACAGCGGGATGCACAACCCTGTGGACTGCTGGTAGTGAGGTCAGCGCTGGTGATGGGAGTGGGGTGGGGAGAGTGTTGGGaaagggtggtggtggtggtagagGGAGGGTGGAGGTCAGACTGAGCTGAGTTTGACCAAGCCCCGCACAGAGTCTTCGTGGAGAGAGTCTTGGCTGGCAGGGTTGTACAGGTGCATGGTGTGGCTGTGGGTGAGGGGGCTCCCGGTGGGCAGCATCCCCGGTGGAGAGGGCGCGTCCTCGGGGGTGAGGAAGTGGTGTCCTTCGTGCTCCTCCCGCATGGGCATCATGTCGGCATCGCAGCTGAGGTTGGGGGTGGAGGTGGGCGGGGTGGGCTGGCCCAGGGGCAGGGTGGCACAGGGACTGGTGAGGGTGGTCTTGCCCGGCAACGGGGGCTCATCGGTTATTATGATAGGCTCGCTCTGTAACAGGGGCGTGGCGGCGGCCTGTAAAACGAATTTAGTGCTCTGAATGCACTGGTCTTGGTCACACTAaggtgtcagagagagagagagagaaagatgtgGGGaaggggggacagagagagagagagagagagagaacacaaaaTAGAAATGGCACATACAGGGGAGGAGGACAATAAATTTAACGAAGGACGGGGTGACAGtggggttaaaaaaataaaataaaaataaaattgaatccAGAAAAAGGGGCAggtagaggaagaggaggagaagaagaagaaacattAGTTACCTCTTTTCAATGCAAACAGTTTCCATTACAAAAGTACAAGGACACATGACAGACACGGTACAACAGCTGCAGGGTTGGGGGCGAAGATTATAAGTCTGAATTGGTCACAGTCACCACAGCAGAC from Amia ocellicauda isolate fAmiCal2 chromosome 1, fAmiCal2.hap1, whole genome shotgun sequence includes the following:
- the LOC136764202 gene encoding galectin-8 isoform X1, encoding MSLASPKQSILNPVIPYTGTILGGLEPGEMVLIQGTVLSDADRFQVDFMCGSSTKPRADIAFHFNPRFKRSPCIVCNSLQGDRWGREEILYEMPFKQGAPFEAIILIQEKEFKVAVNGMHTVEFRHRVDLARVNTLGMYGKVKVDVVAFFLSSTSTPPPSIAMSTDTHLNELFSESFDFTLPYKGSLFNGMRPGQTIMIKGQINAYPHSFTVNLGSSTSSDIALHLNPRIKAGVFIRNSFLHECWGPEENTLPKFPSNTLPKFPFTPGEYFEMIILCEAHQFKVAVNGIHLLDFRHRVQDLSRIQQVEILGDLQLLDMKVW
- the LOC136764202 gene encoding galectin-8 isoform X2; amino-acid sequence: MSLASPKQSILNPVIPYTGTILGGLEPGEMVLIQGTVLSDADRFQVDFMCGSSTKPRADIAFHFNPRFKRSPCIVCNSLQGDRWGREEILYEMPFKQGAPFEAIILIQEKEFKVAVNGMHTVEFRHRVDLARVNTLGMYGKVKVDVVAFFLSSELFSESFDFTLPYKGSLFNGMRPGQTIMIKGQINAYPHSFTVNLGSSTSSDIALHLNPRIKAGVFIRNSFLHECWGPEENTLPKFPSNTLPKFPFTPGEYFEMIILCEAHQFKVAVNGIHLLDFRHRVQDLSRIQQVEILGDLQLLDMKVW
- the LOC136764202 gene encoding galectin-8 isoform X3, with the translated sequence MVLIQGTVLSDADRFQVDFMCGSSTKPRADIAFHFNPRFKRSPCIVCNSLQGDRWGREEILYEMPFKQGAPFEAIILIQEKEFKVAVNGMHTVEFRHRVDLARVNTLGMYGKVKVDVVAFFLSSTSTPPPSIAMSTDTHLNELFSESFDFTLPYKGSLFNGMRPGQTIMIKGQINAYPHSFTVNLGSSTSSDIALHLNPRIKAGVFIRNSFLHECWGPEENTLPKFPSNTLPKFPFTPGEYFEMIILCEAHQFKVAVNGIHLLDFRHRVQDLSRIQQVEILGDLQLLDMKVW